The segment tgcAATTTCAAAGTGTTTCATTGTTAACATTGCTTCTTCTAACATTTCTTCCAACAGATTCTTTTTGATTCTCCAGTCAATGTTGAGAATGCAGAGTTTTTGTCAAGGTCTCATGAACTTTATATTTTTGTGAATGTCAGTGACCATTTCACAAAGGACTCGACCAATCACACTGAAATCGATGTGCGTTTTCCTATTCATGCCAGATACCACAAACCTTCCCCAGATAAAACTCATGCCACTGTCACAATATTACATCCAAGTCTTTACTCTAATTGTTCTGAGTCaggtttgtacaaatatttcctcctctctcttgCCTAGctgcagttgtttttttaaatatatgttcGCAATTAAAAAGCTAATGTTGAGTATTGAATATTTCTATTTACTCAAGCCAAAAATTTATGATGGTATGAAGCAGCTGATGGCTTGCAACTAAAATCAGCACCTCTACTCAATAGATATTAGTTTCAAATTGAgtgtaggagaaaaaaaaaagactttcctGATGCAGCTGAGCAATGTTGTTTAAAAACTAAATGGATTTTGATGAAGGCAATTGTTTAGCGTCAAATCCTAAAGGATGTTCTTTACTTTGATAAAAATCCCAATTTAAGTATGTCTGTGATTTAGAAACAACATCTGTGACCAGTCAGTTTTAATGTAACTCTTTTTCACTGTTAAACAGGTGTTAATGAATTCTCTTAAATGTAAAGTTTGTATTGTTATATGTCTACAGATGTAACCAGTTCAATTACTGCACCATGTGATTTGTCTAACACATCAATTTGTGACTGGGTTCCATTGACATACTTAAGTGTaagctttttatattttttattaaaatgatgCTAGTAATATAACATGATATACAAAACAATTGTTGTTGGCATTCTTCAGTCATTCAATGACCATAATTCATCCTCATAGCAtaagattaattaattataagatAATACAATACTGTACATACTGAAAAATGTTTGGTTTTATGAATTTATAtgatatgtgctctggactgttgtcctATAGTTTCAATGGTTTTGAACCCTGCCCACCGCCTTCATCCACTGCCTTCTGGaagatttgggctaggatgtaattatcttaaaatctgaagtaacatccaaaatttgaaaacaaagcaacaacacaaaacaaattTGGTAcctgtttttgtaatttcattttttttttttaaatatgtgatCAATGAGTAGCTTTTGATCCAGTGTCATTAACTAATAAAAATCTTGTTTCATTACAGACGTCTACCCCATTAACTCTGTATGTGCCAGTTGGGCAGGAATCACACAAGCCAATTGTGATCCTCGTAACTCTTCTAGTCAGCATAACAGTTTCTGCGCTACTGGTAAAAGTCATGTGGATATCTCAAACTGCGAAGCATGACAAACATTCCTAACACATGTTCACTATAGTAAATAATTACCACCAGTCTGTGATTTCATTCATATCAAATGCACacttaaaatcaataaataggTTGATAATTCAACTTTTTATAAATGATACTgattttagttaggtaataaTGCTTAAGATTGactgactagattgacacagtcATAGATTGTAATGATCTTTGTGAAgaaaatgtctgtaatttataataagAACATGAACTAAATTAAGCCAATGTAAtcattttaaatgcattttatttttaatataagttttgtttaggTAAAATGTAGTTGTTTTCTGAAAGATCttaaatgttcattttatttgcAAATATTGTGTCATCTCATTTGTGATGTTAACTTAATGATGTTCTGGGTCTTTCCAAATATAAAAGATATCAATAACTCTGTTGAAATTACATGCCCCAACAAAATGTTAGCCTGACATAAAAACTTTGATGAATTCAGATACAAATGTGAATGATATAAAATTCATTCACTTGATAGTTGACAATTTGAGCTTTTCTAATACATTGGGCTAGATAAATATTGTTTGAATGttaaaagtttacaaaaaaatttgttGAGCCTTCAAAAGTTACTCAAGCACAGTAAAATCGATggctaattttattttagtctaattgaattttttgaagaaaaaaaaatcaacaaaatggCTTCCTATTTTATTGATTAGTGTTGTGAGAAAATAGTACACAGAGGTACATGCGCTATTgggacatttattttttctgtcctaatagatctagtatttgcCAGTGCCATCTTATTCTTTATTAGACCTGAGACTTGGTAACTAGTGGATAATGAATAGTGCGATCTGATTACGGGCCAGCATCTGTGAAAGGGGAGTAATTTGTAAGTCTCCCTTGCCAGTACCTAGCCTCTCCTCAGCAAGTCCTGCGGAGGACAGCAAGGCTGTGAGGATAATATGTAAGGGTCTCAGCAGAGGTTAGGCCTTAAGATTTGAGTCCCTTTGGTGTTCGTACATGCCCTGATGCTGACAAACCAGACCCCTAGCCACTGCCTTATATGTGCCCTTGTAGGGCTATAAAGGGAGTAAACCTTAATAGAAAATCCTGTTTTGGAGCCCCAGATGCGGGAGGACAGTGGTAAGACCACCGCTCTCAGGCAAACTCCTATAGCCACATGACCCCAAATTATGATGGTGTTCCATTCCTTTGGATCTGGTCAGTATGGAAGAGTGGCGAGTGCTGATGTGTGGGCAGTCCAGCACTTTAAAATTTTCtgcccaggctttcccccagcaatttagaggtcactccatctctgacagtaatgtctCTGAAAAAAAGCACGTGGTAGTTACCAGAGACAAGTTCCTAACTGATTGGCCCAAGCTGGAACGACACTGACCACTCCGACAGTAGGGGGGACTCTTCAGCCTCACTGGATAGCTACTGCCTTCCTTAAGTCGAGCAGCCCTCGGACAATAAAGTTCTATCCCCACACAGCTTGCCAGACCACTGGGTGCAATCGAAAAGCAAGCTGCTCATCTCCACCTGCCaacacaataaaaagaaaacccTCAACATTAATGCCATTTGCAAGCTGAAACATACGACTATGTGTCCTGGCTTTAATACTGATCATGACCTCATCATTGGTATGCGTCAGACTGCCAAACAAGCCGTTCTGATATGGACTGAAAGCTGCAGTAGTACAAACTTGAATGTTCAGGATTGATGGAACTTCTCATCAGAATTGAACTCACCGCCATTATCAGTTATCAGCGCCTTCATCACTCCAAATATTCCTGCCCAGTTGGTCATCAAGGCATCAATGacattagactttttttttttattgattagtaCAAAAATACTGTATCTCGGCTATATATCAACCATAGACAGTAATCTAGTATTGTTTTTTGATCCATTACAACTTTTTCATCAGTCTCTGGCGGTAGGAAAGCCACTACAGGTCGAGATGATGTCGTAGCTAATGCTCTTCACAGTTCGCAACTTTTTTCTTCTGTCTGTTATTTCCTCTCCAAAACTCTCGCACTTTATGTTAGCATctataaaaagtaaagtctATCTCTCGGAGGGTGTGCGAACTGTAGCTTTCTAATAGTCTCCTTCCTCTTTTTATCTGTGGATTTGTATCGAGTAGTTTTACAGTGTTGACTTCTTCAATTTTAATCGTTTCTGTTTTGTCAATCGGAATACAATAATGGCCAGATGATAAGTTTAAGGCAACCTATTGGCCAACTATAACAGGTGTATCGTTTTCCAAATTCATTTTTACTCCTGCTGTTTTCATAGCAGATCTGGAGAGTAATAATGGTATGTCTGTTTCCACAGCAATGGTCACAAGGTTAACATTATTTCCAGCCAATGTGACAGGTAACTTATATTCACCTTTGGATGTAAACTTTCCGTGTCCTTCTTTTTATTGCGTTTTATTTTGCTTCTAAAGAGCCCGAAAATGCCTCCAACCATGACATTCCAGAAACTGTGCCACTGCATGCGCTGTCCAATACGGCACAGTTAAAATCCTCAACGCCTAGTTGGGAAGTTCCTAATGATTTCCAGTGAACAGACAAGcgtcttcttcttcctggtctACAACATTGATCTTCTTCGACATATTTTCCCGACTGCCTGGAGATTTAGGCAAAAGATGTCTGTATGATCTAAATGACTTACACTTTAAAACATTTCCATCAGGACCAACTGGGTTTATAGTTTTAAGCTTCGTGTAACTGATGTAAGTACGAAACCTCAGACACCACATCTTCCTTGTCCTCCTCCTCTTACCTGATGTCCAACTTTAGGCTTACAGTTACATTTCGTCCGATCTTTTCGTTATCCAAAGACTTGAAGTTGTCACGTCTTTCGTATCCAGCTGACCATAAAGCCTCTTCCTCTTTTTCAGTCAAAAACGTTGGCTCGAAATTGATCCATGCCACTTGGTCTTCCATTAGACCTTTTTCTACCTTAAACTTTTGAAGAGATGACTTCGCTTCTTCAACGTCTTCTAATTAGCGTGATTCATTCCCGTCAAAACTTGCATctttttcattttgtgtgaTTTTTGCCTTTCTGAGTAACTTGAAGGCCAGAATTTCAGGTAACAGTTTTATCTTATTCTTTTCTATTCTTCTATACTTGATGTCAAACTCTGTGATAAAAATTACAAACTCCTGAGTGGACTGATTTTCACCCTGCTCAAAATCTTCAAATTCATTGAATTAGTGAATACTGTCTGCCAGATCGTCTTTGACCAGGTTCTTGTCAAGAAACTTCACAGCCTTCCTGACACTTGAGCTTTGACTCATCTAATTGTTCAAAAACCTTCTCTCTTATCCTTGATTTACCGCTTTAAGGTAATGAAAGGGCTACTGCTATCGCTTTTATTCTTATCCTTTAGGTCCGTTATTTCATTTCAAGCTGGCAAATCTCCTGTTTATATCATTCATATGGctttgcttgaaaaaaaaaagatgggatCTCTATTGTAATAGCCATAATCACTTTAAGTAAAATCTGCTACCACTTGTTAGCTAAAAATaatacttacttagacttacatCCTCGCGGCGGCTAGCcatctccataaagatctgtcactggtaatgtctgaagcctctttccactTGGTGTTCACTACCCTGAGAtcctctatgaaagtgtggcaccaagttatacgatgacgtccctgtttgtgctttcctcgtattggcctccatgtcatcgcaactctcattttttatactgctcataaatagGTGTCGATTGAGAAACTGTTTAATGTGGctacttctttttttccccactcaAGTTCGATGTGAGTATGGACTTGTGACAATAGTGTTATGAGTAGATGGGTAGAATGGTCTATTGATAGTGTTATTGGTAGAAAGATAAGAGGAGCTTATCAGTTGAAAGGTAGAGGAGAATATGCATCAACTGTTTTGTATAATGCTCTGAAATATTTGTTGCTTATCGCACTTCTATTGTAAttgtattattactattattattttgaaattgtCAAAATTTTTGAGTATAAAATATCCAACTATGAGAGGCTTCAGTTTGTTGTGTTCACATTGATtttgaggtaaaaaaaaaaaaggatttctcATGGACCTAATGCATAacagaaatgaaacaaattttGTTTACCATAGTTGGCACAAGTGATCCGAATACTGTTGCTAGGCGTGAGTAAATGTGTGGGGTATAAAGTGCTACTGCTACAGTATTTGCGattgtattttctttgttaatCAGACAATTGTGttgtaatgtttttattattttttttttagaaaccattcacataaaaaaaaataataaaaaagaagaagaaagaatatCAAATGTTGATTTATATTCCCATACTTTTGTTACaataaactttaataaaatCATCCATAGTTCGTTAAAattaagatattgaaaattatCCATATTTCTGcatctttatttttctcttcaCAGATGTTTATATtccgcattttaaaaaaaaaagtacacaagatatagatataaattaaCAACCAATGCTGAGTAAATACTTTAAGAATAAGGTCAAAcactttattttctatttatttcttccaAGAGATCACGCGAACCTCTTTTAGTCATGAACCACTGTGGTTGTAATTTGCCACATATAGAGTTGTTTAGGTCTGCGCAATCCAcattgcattttaaaatgatatagttCAGACTGGAGGCATTGCAGTGTGTCACAAGTCCTACGTAATGACGAATCACCCCCCGAGTAAAAAAGCAGCTACCTCTCAAAATTTCACGTTGCAATGTTCACACAATGTAGGACAATGACTGCAATGGAAACGCAGACGACTTAAATAAACCTCCAgaagacaacggctttgtctgcacgagatgcggaaaaatgtgcaggtcacaactgggttggcgtagtcatgtgaaacactgcactgaCCTTTggagacattgccattattatgtGCTGATAATCTTCTGCTGACGATTTGCTCACCTTGAAGGGACTGCACTCGGTAAAACAATTGAAACATCTTTTAGACACATTCTGGAAATCACTGCTGAGAAGCCAGATGTGACCACCTAACTTACAATGAGATCTTTTCTCGATTTTTCAGTTTCTAACTTTGGGTAGTAATTGAAAGGAAAGTTTAATTATACTTCCTTTTCTAGATAGTTCACATCCtctagaaataaatttaaaaatagacgAGACATTCATTCACGGAAAATAAGAAGCCATACGAGTATCACTTGGTATAACTTGAAGTACCTTTAGAGTGAAAAGCACCTCTTTGGTCGAACTCGCAACAAAGCTTACAATGCTAGGTAATCGGACTATATGGCATAAAAATAAACTAGTAATCGGACTATATGGCATAAAAATAAGCTAGTAATCGGACTATATGGCATAAAAATAAGCTAGTAATCGGACTATATGGCATAAAAATAAACTAGTAATCGGACTATATGGCATAAAAATAAACTAGTAATCGGACTATATGGCATAAAAATAAACTAGTAATCGGACTATATGGCATAAAAATAAACTAGTAATCGGACTATATGGCATAAAAATAAACTaagatgaagaaaaaaacaatttaaattgtAATCGACAGCAACTCATGAAGGCGAAAAAACGTCATCATGCCTGACATATATTGCATAAATAGCTTCATTAATCAATAATATTCAAGTGTATATTTTCATTCGCATCTGTAGTCCCATTCCAAAGGCAATTTCAAATGTACTTAATTATGAAGACTACTGACACAATTAGTTTCTGTATAGTCCATGGAATGAACAGTTCTGCGTTATGAATTGATTTCGCAAGATTGTCAGCGTTACACAACGACTCCGAACAGCAGGAAAAACACTCCAAATACAGGCCAGTGTCCGTGCAGCCTGGCGTGCACTGGTCATCACATCCACGCTCCAAGCTGGTCAGTTTGTCCTCCGTGTGCAGTCTACGTACCTAAAGATGAATACAGAAGTAGATTAAAAGATATCAGGGAACTAAATCCACACAAATGTGAATCACAAGGAGATGTTTTTGCCTATAGactgtaaataaaaaacaacaacattggcaTCTGTATTGTGTAAACTTTGTGAGAAAAGTCTAATAAGCTTTAAATTGCAGACTACTTTTCACTGTtatgaaaatgaaaaacaatCAGCAGGGGAAACATTCTATTGCTATAAACACAAGAatacatagcctacattttAGTTGAATCCTAATGTTGTCTTGAAGTGAGGACATAGAATAGATATCGAGGTAGTGAAACATGCATAGGCTctatgaccatttttttttggggggggggggaggggtaagccttctggaagaaggtttcctTGGTtctttttcaaaagcatttttttttaaagttgcagAGTCTGAATTGTAACTCGACATTCCGTGATGGAAAGCATACACACTAGCCACTAAGCTGTACGAATACTGATAAAAATAGAGGATTTCATGGTCATCTCTAGTTACTTATAAATTTTTAGCCAACGACCAAATTCTTTACACGAGGCTAACTCACCTTAGCTAGTACTGtctgtagataaaataaatttaattaaatacgactcattgccctatagatcgcaaggtatgaaagggaaactactttTAATTGATAacataattatcttatcttcttatataatacagacgttacttcaaaaaaagaagatgatcacgtcctacgcgtcatgcatttagtcatgcatattaaccaatgacttaaattctgccaagtcactggttttcctggctagctcaggcaacccattccatgctctaatagcactagggaagaaggagtatttgtacaaatttgtcctagcatatgggacgaggaatgtgcctttatctttgtgtctttcagagtattttattaaattttgtttttgtatttgaagattatggttcagtgttttatgtattattgctactttacttttgagccttctgtcctgaaggctttctaaatttagtgattttactaaaggtgttactctagtcaaatgtgaatattcgtttgttatgaatcgcactgctctattttgtgtctgttctaatttcttaatgttttcttgagttgaggggtcccaaacagaggatgcatattctattattggcctaaccaaggttaaataacattttagttttatgttcttatttgatttatagaaatttcttttaataaatcctaatgctttgtttgatttttttgtagtttcatcaatatgtggattccatgacagtttttcatttattataacacctaggttatttgcgtttttagtctgtgttactggtttgccatgaataagataagtggcattaatttgttttagtgagtTTTCCGATTGATTCGTGCGTTGTCATCGACGATAAATGATGTTCCAAAGTATCAACTTGAAACGAGAAAGCtgaatgggagaaataacgtgtacaagatttgcaccagacaaacagattgagttgatatattCTCTGCTGCTACCTACTTTACAAAATGGTTGATGCTGACCACATATCTCAACAGGAATTTCACTGGCGTTCACAAACGTTACACAGTCGACAGATGGTTGCCCATTATAACATGTAAGGCAACTCAAACTTGTGTTGTACATTACTGAATGGGACATAACTGAGGAAAGTAAAAGCAAAAATTATTTAAGCACTAGCCCCCTTTCACAAGTAGGCATAGACAGTTAATaaactcaaaaaaatattttcatgcaCTTTTTGAATAAGCCTAACTCAGGGGTTCTCACCCCTAGGtaaaaaaaagctacataaattCATATATTACATATGTAACAAACGTTAATTAAGCATTTTGTTGAAAGAATTTTTATTAAGATTATAACTTTTTGAGcacaataaaaagtaaaaaaaaataaattgatgaCTTGGATGAGGTTGATTAGATTTTATGAGTGAATTTATGCCCGGAACAAATTTGGAGTCGCTTTATATGTTTTTGTAACCAGAATTTGTAGTTTCCTTGTTTAGACATTGGTTTAAGTTCCTCATAtgtggatatttcaataagctgctcCTGCAATAATATGGGAAACCGGGAAATAAAAGAggtagaaaatagaaaaactaacTGGACGTTTTTCCCCACAACATTATTGTTTCGTTAGAATTAGGGttacattaaaatgtttttccctCGTAGTTTTATACATCATACAAAACTTAGCCATAGGATTTCgtctgtttgttttacatgtttcaaatgttcctttAGATTCGAAGATTATTATATTCTGTTATGACATGATaagaaattagttatttgtttcgggaatagggtaaagttttacttagcgacgatgacgtaaagttggttaaaaaacaagaacactctaagtgacgctaaaaggaagacgcttcttgtagagcagtagaatagatacggatttacggacatcggacgattcccttcttgattattaaatatatttgtagaacaacatcagcgtcgactacatatttgattgtttcggcctttcgccggtgttactgaagtagtttgagttacgcattacttccagtcagacgtagatctacactagatatatttccaagaatcaacaccgcgcggaagccttaacaattcaagcccaaacctccagcaggatggCGGGGGACAAGGTTGGCGACCaaagtccagagtgcataccaccGAGGCCATTCGTTTTAGAAGGCCTCAGCAGTGActtgcaacgtcgcaacctgtaggcagtggagaccaatagctcgttgccgcGTCGTACAGACCTAAAGATATcagtcagcgggtattccctcATTTGCAAGAGTTAAATCAAGGATAAAAATAGATCCATACTTTTGGacaccgtcttctaagtctggatctataggcctgTTACCCCATTTTATCAACTCtgactggcatagaggaaagtagctggcagtaGATGATCTCTGGAAGAGACAGTTGTAGAGCTGTCACAAAGGGTCcatgacaaacatttgagactcaaagaaaagccattattgaaaaacaggcgcagaagacggaagAAAAGTGAGACCGCCAGCAGCAGAcgatggctttgtctgcacaaaATGCGGTTAAATATGCAGGTTTTCGTAGTCATTTAAAAACTGCACGAAATGGAAGACATTGCCTTATGTATACATGCGCTTAACCAGAATTTTTTtccaaaaggggggggggaagaggatTTAGGCAGAGtacaaaattttcatttttttccctataATTTATTAGTAATCGAGATAATAGCTAATCGCTCATACAAAGAGCCATCAGCTTAATATAGCctaaaggaggaattgtcttaaaaaaaacaacactttttaaaaatgttatttgttcCATTATTAGTCAGGAGTCAGGACATCCCATTATTAAACGATttcactgtttaaaaaaaaccgtTAGAGAACCTCACATGCTGAAGATCTAACGTGAACTTCCCCCAGCATCAATATACAACTCACTGTTGTGGGCCGCAAGTTGCTGCAGCCAGACCCAGAAGAACGCTCTCAAGAGGTTGCCTCCCATCCTAGCTCTCTATCTTGATAAAATTGCCTTTAGTGTTAGCGTTGCTATGGTGATATTATAAATGATATCTCATTTCTAATCAGTGTCTGTTTACCCTCTTGACATTATGGGCTCTGACGATGTTGACATTTGCAGAGATCGTATGCATGGCTTCTTTCGACTCTGAAAATACAAAGCGTTAAtagcgaaacaaaaaaaaacacacaattaaTAGCAGCAAACATTGGCCCATTCTAGTTCattggttttaaaaataaaaagcaaagggAAAGAATTGATATTTCGTTACATTGCAACGTTAAAAAACTCacctaatttaattaaaaagg is part of the Biomphalaria glabrata chromosome 2, xgBioGlab47.1, whole genome shotgun sequence genome and harbors:
- the LOC106074093 gene encoding uncharacterized protein LOC106074093; the encoded protein is MGGNLLRAFFWVWLQQLAAHNIMSHSVMYNTSLSCLTCYNGQPSVDCVTFVNASEIPVEICGQHQPFCKVRRLHTEDKLTSLERGCDDQCTPGCTDTGLYLECFSCCSESLCNADNLAKSIHNAELFIPWTIQKLIVSVVFIIKYI
- the LOC106074100 gene encoding phosphatidylinositol-glycan biosynthesis class X protein-like; protein product: MNYLQAFILMLSVLWLSAVAESSNIKNIELKRTLLGHGFHRDLITRLTLPPGIRASLSKPQCTLLLIETLPSGVYADPYQLNSLKLFGGSQILFDSPVNVENAEFLSRSHELYIFVNVSDHFTKDSTNHTEIDVRFPIHARYHKPSPDKTHATVTILHPSLYSNCSESDVTSSITAPCDLSNTSICDWVPLTYLSTSTPLTLYVPVGQESHKPIVILVTLLVSITVSALLVKVMWISQTAKHDKHS